TCCACGAAGTGGGTCGGTCTTCTGGACGTCCTCCACGTGTCACACCCCTCCACGAACAGCAGCTCTTGAAACAACTTGAAACGCATCGGGACGCGACCTTGATCGAGCATGCTCGCATGCTCGAAGAAGCGACAGGCCTGAAGATCAGTTTTAAAACGGTGGACCGGGTGTTTCGCAAGCACCACATCACCCATAAAAAAAACGCTGGTCGCGAGCGAACGAAGTGAAGAGCACAGACGGCAGTTTCTAAATGATCTAGTTCCCTATCTCACGCATCCAGAACAATTGGTCTTTCTAGACGAGAGTGGTTTTCATACAGCAATGACACGTGGGTACGCCCGTGCCCACCGTTCTGAGCGAGCTCAGGGCCATGTTCCTAGGAATCACGGACGCAATCAGACGTTGATTTGCGCCCGACAACTTACGGGACCCATGGTCCCGTTCGTCCTGACTGGGGCGGTCAATGGTTCAGCGTTCGAATGGTACGTCCGCCACCTGCTCTGTCCTGCCTGTAAGGCAGGACAGGTCGTTGTCATGGACAATCTGTCTTCTCATCATCGAGCCTCCGTTCGCGTGCTCATTGAAGCACGAGGGTGTCAGCTCTTGTTCCTTCCCCCCTATAGTCCCGACTTGGGTCCCATTGAAATGATGTTCTCCAAGATCAAAGCCGTCGTAAGAGCAAAGGCCTGCCGAACCATCGACAGTCTCATCTCTACTCTTGGAACTGCTTTGCAAGCGGTTCGCGCGTAGGACATTACTGCCTGGTTCCGGCATGCCTACCCTTCGGCGTCTTTATGACAAATGCTCTAGTAGATCCAATGCGCGGAGCGCAGGGCAAGCCCCATTATCATACCCACCGGTGAAATCGGCGGCGGGACATACCCCAGGCTGGCTTGCAACTGGCGGCAGTTATAGAGGCCTGCGATAAAGAAATCGATGTGCCGTTGGGGGAGGAGTAGGGCGCTGTCAGACGTCGTGCGGCGGCCTATCTTCTCTTCCGCGCCGGGTTGCAAGTCCTGGGTGCATACAATCCGGCCAATGCTAGAAAACATCAGCTTGACCGGGAGAGCCTATGAAACGTAACCCTATTCGGCAAGGCTTGCTGCTGACCCTCCTCCTCATCTCTGCTTCAGCACAAGCCGCCAGCCTTACCGTCTTCGCCGCAGCCTCGTTGACCGACGCCTTTACTGAACTCGGGAAGGCCTTTGACGCCGGAACGGGCAATACCACCACGTTCCAGTTTGCGGGCTCGCAGGCGCTGAGAACCCAGCTGGAAAATGGAGCCCGCGCGGACGTTTACGCCAGTGCCAACGCGGCGCAGTTCAATCCGCTCGTCCAGGCCGGACTCCTGAATGCCGGTCAACCTTTCGTGAGCAACAGGCTGGCGATCATCACCCAGAAGAACAACCGGCGGGTTAAGACGCTCACAGACCTGCTCCGGCCAGGTGTCAAGCTGGTGATTGCCGACAAGGCCGTTCCGGCGGGAGATTACACCCGGCGGATGCTGACCGCCATCGACAAGTCTGGGACCTACGGCAGGGACTTCTCGGCGCGGCTGTTGCAAAACGTCGTGAGCGAGGAGCCAAACGTACGGCAGGTGGCGCTGAAGGTGCAACTCGGCGAGGCTGACGCCGCGGTGGTCTACATCACCGACGTCACACCGGGTCTGAAAGCGGCGGTCCGGGTCATTGCCCTGCCGTCCCGATTCAATCAGCGCGCCAGTTATCCTATCGCCACCCTCAAAAGATCGGGAAACGCCGACACGGCGCGGGCATTTGTGAACTTTGTACTGTCTCCCGGTGGACAGAAGATTCTGAGGAAGTGGGGCTTTCTCCGTCCCCTGTGATAGGACCTTTGGATCATCCGCTTCACCAGGAACGTTCCGGTATACGTGGCGTTCAGGGACGTCAAGCGAGGAGTGGCGTGCCCTGTGCCCGAGGCTCCGGCTACCGATGCAGTGCGGCTCGGACCATGGGCTTCACGGTCCTTTGATAGGGATGAAGATAAGCTCCGAGGATGAGGGCTGCTACCCTGATTTGGCACCATACATATTAAGAGCTTGGAGTTGCATATTGCCAGGCCAAACATTCAATTAAGTTCCCACGCTGGCGTATCACCTGGCGCAAAAGTAAAGGAAAGTCAACCTTGGAGATCATTGACACAACCGAGTTTTCTCATACGACGATCAGTACTTTGATTGCTGCCTACAAGCCCAACGGCGAATAGAATCTCCTGGGTAAACGTCAGTTTAACAAGTATGATCCTGCTCTCAATCCAGTGCGGCAGGAGGAATTATTTCGGGCACTCCAGAGACCACCTGTTTCGGGCGGTCTCTGGACCAGCAAAAAGGTCCAGAGACATATCCAGGAGTATTTTAGAATCGAATTGACAGAGGTGTGTGGCTGGGACTATTTGAAAAGACTTGGCTTTATTTTTCAGACTCTTTGGCTGACTCATGTGGAGGCCACTTTTCTCGAAGAACAGGGAGCGCCTCACGGATGGGGAGCTTCCTCAAGGGAGCGTCTCTCCATCCACGTGGTATCAACTCATCCCGGAAGAGGAGGGTGCCCTGCTTTGGGATGAAGTGTTGGTGGAAACAGGTCTGCCTCATCAGGGAGTTGGCCCGGTAAGGCGCTGGAACTGGAGAACGGCAGCTTCACTTCACGCTTACGGCGGTCGCGGCTTTCCTTGTCCTGCTGCAGGACACGTGTTCCTGCCAGAACATCACGGGAAGCCTTAGCCATGGAAATAGGAGAGCGCAGTGGGCTCCTCTGGGAGAGCGCCACCCGCGTAAGAGGAGCAGGGCGTCCTGACGCCACGCCGCTT
The sequence above is a segment of the Deinococcus hopiensis KR-140 genome. Coding sequences within it:
- a CDS encoding IS630 family transposase (programmed frameshift) — translated: MSLDLRERVVAAVEGGQSWQEVARLYRMRVETVDTYLEKQRLGTFHEVGRSSGRPPRVTPLHEQQLLKQLETHRDATLIEHARMLEEATGLKISFKTVDRVFRKHHITHKKTLVASERSEEHRRQFLNDLVPYLTHPEQLVFLDESGFHTAMTRGYARAHRSERAQGHVPRNHGRNQTLICARQLTGPMVPFVLTGAVNGSAFEWYVRHLLCPACKAGQVVVMDNLSSHHRASVRVLIEARGCQLLFLPPYSPDLGPIEMMFSKIKAVVRAKACRTIDSLISTLGTALQAVRA
- the modA gene encoding molybdate ABC transporter substrate-binding protein codes for the protein MKRNPIRQGLLLTLLLISASAQAASLTVFAAASLTDAFTELGKAFDAGTGNTTTFQFAGSQALRTQLENGARADVYASANAAQFNPLVQAGLLNAGQPFVSNRLAIITQKNNRRVKTLTDLLRPGVKLVIADKAVPAGDYTRRMLTAIDKSGTYGRDFSARLLQNVVSEEPNVRQVALKVQLGEADAAVVYITDVTPGLKAAVRVIALPSRFNQRASYPIATLKRSGNADTARAFVNFVLSPGGQKILRKWGFLRPL
- a CDS encoding winged helix-turn-helix domain-containing protein — translated: MRQEELFRALQRPPVSGGLWTSKKVQRHIQEYFRIELTEVCGWDYLKRLGFIFQTLWLTHVEATFLEEQGAPHGWGASSRERLSIHVVSTHPGRGGCPALG